From Anaerolineae bacterium:
AGTCGGATCGTGAAGGTGACTTACCATATCCCCAACATTACCTGCCATCACTGCATTCACACCATCAAAATGGAAGTGTCCGAACTGGAAGGGGTGAAGAAAGTAGAAGGTGATGTGCAGGCCAAGCGGGTGACCATTGAGTTCGAGGCCCCGGCCAACGAGGAGCGTATCAAAGCGTTGTTGGCCGAGATCAATTACCCGGTGGCCGAGTAAGATTCCGCCTGTTGGGTCTGGGGGTGGCAGGGTGGGGCCTGTCACCCCTTTGTTTTGTCCACCGGAATTCTGTTGCCAAGTTGGAGGTTTGTATGGCAGAGCAAGGCAAGCAGGTCGTCTTGCCCGTTACGGGGATGACTTGTGCCAACTGCGTTGCCACTGTGGAACGCAATTTGAAAAAGGTGCCCGGCGTGGCCGAGGCCGTGGTCAACCTGGCCTCGGAGCGGGCCACGGTGGTCTTCGACCCCGAGGCGGCCGGGCTGGAGGATTTGGTGCAGCGCATCCGGCGCGCCGGATATGATGTGGCC
This genomic window contains:
- a CDS encoding heavy-metal-associated domain-containing protein; translated protein: MVKVTYHIPNITCHHCIHTIKMEVSELEGVKKVEGDVQAKRVTIEFEAPANEERIKALLAEINYPVAE